A window of Bacillota bacterium genomic DNA:
CGGTTCCCAAACCTTTACCAGATTAGAAGAAAAATGCACGGAAATCTTTGGAACCAAATATTTCATTCCTGCGCACCAGGGGCGTGCTTGCGAGAATATCCTGGCGCAGGTATTTGTGACACCAGACAGCATTGTACCGATGAATTACCATTTTACTACTACCAAAGCCCATATTGTGCTGAACGGCGGCACCGTTGTGGAAACCCCGATTGATGAGGCGTACAATGTGGTCAGCACTCATCCTTTTAAAGGGAATATGGACCTGGACAAACTGGAAGCCGCGGTTAAGGAGCACGGACCGGATAAAGTAGCCTTTGTCCGCATGGAAGCGGGCACCAATCTCATCGGTGGACAGCCCTTCTCGCTGGAGAATTTGGAGCAGGTGCGGGCGCTCTGCGATCGCTATGGCCTGATTTTGGTCCTCGATGCCAGCTTATTGGCAGACAATTTATATTTTATCAAGACCCGGGAAGAAAAATGCCGGCATTTAAGCATTAAGGAAATCACCCGCAGAATCTCGGATTTATGCGACATCTTATATTTCTCCGGCCGCAAGCTCGGCTGCGCCCGGGGCGGCGGGTTGATGACCAATAATGGGGAATTCAATCAGAAGATTAGTGAGTTTATACCCTTATATGAAGGGTTCTTGACTTACGGCGGCATGTCAGTGCGGGAAATGGAAGCGATTACCATCGGTCTGGAAGAAACGATGGACATGGATATGATCAGCCATGGGCCCCAGTTTATCGCCTACATGGCAGAAGAACTGCAGAACAATGGCGTGCCGGTAGTCACTCCTCCAGGAGGTTTGGGATGCCACATTGACGCCATGCAGTTTGTGGACCACATTCCCCAAACCCAGTATCCCGCAGGAGCTTTAGCAGCCGCCCTGTATATCGCCAGCGGGATCAGGGGCATGGAAAGAGGTACCATATCTGAACAGCGAAAACCTGATGGAACTGAACCTTTAGCAGATATGGAACTGCTCCGCTTAGCCCTTCCCCGGCGGGTGTTTACGCTTTCTCAGGTAAAATACGCGGTAGACCGCATTACCTGGCTCTATGAAAACCGCCGCCTAATCGGAGGCTTGAAGTTCGTAGAAGAACCGGAAACTCTCCGCTTCTTCCTCGGCAAATTAGCACCGATTAATGCTTGGCAGGAAGAGCTGGCAGCGAAGTTTAAAGCTGAT
This region includes:
- a CDS encoding tryptophanase, whose translation is MVKVNFFTGEQIPLEMHKVRIVQKLNLIPVEERLRAMQQAGSNTFLLKNEDVYLDMLTDSGVNAMSDRQLAAMMEADDSYAGSQTFTRLEEKCTEIFGTKYFIPAHQGRACENILAQVFVTPDSIVPMNYHFTTTKAHIVLNGGTVVETPIDEAYNVVSTHPFKGNMDLDKLEAAVKEHGPDKVAFVRMEAGTNLIGGQPFSLENLEQVRALCDRYGLILVLDASLLADNLYFIKTREEKCRHLSIKEITRRISDLCDILYFSGRKLGCARGGGLMTNNGEFNQKISEFIPLYEGFLTYGGMSVREMEAITIGLEETMDMDMISHGPQFIAYMAEELQNNGVPVVTPPGGLGCHIDAMQFVDHIPQTQYPAGALAAALYIASGIRGMERGTISEQRKPDGTEPLADMELLRLALPRRVFTLSQVKYAVDRITWLYENRRLIGGLKFVEEPETLRFFLGKLAPINAWQEELAAKFKADLGDF